One Vespa velutina chromosome 9, iVesVel2.1, whole genome shotgun sequence DNA segment encodes these proteins:
- the LOC124951608 gene encoding trithorax group protein osa isoform X1 gives MAATQAESQQNDVKLNESVKCAQKRPQVGGNSASGSTKQQLDPEPGDKVSRGAAQLLKYVNRGGDTAFEMSQYREDIGGHTAGEIKSPREAGQAPQETIGKQEALDASGHAGHPGHPFAPNVIRDYSEEYTNKSNEFSAKPLTDYQGKQIPEYVTKHGEFPGIHRPDMEEHYAASKVESRLAYVGGTPASFPGQPRFLSGQSISQATGPTPTLNQLLQASTPVHRFHGNYPGMGPESYQQPWPMQRPPVVPPVYPQPSQRPPQTGSPRLHGGPGGPSSPTPMPYQQYAQRYSSPARPHTPYSHHQLNSYTTQTSHPSSLYTEQRGWNQGGPPNPPPPPPSNQVNPSSQSPQRALSQSPAPPPSASPQPQPTQSQSFHNLQQRSTTPNTQGIDSGELSGQNSNDSSNGPACPGTPNSQGMRPTPSPTGSTGSRSMSPAVGQQNVQMPPRPSSSQSDGNGPARMSHSPMTTQGIIFTLSYSRAYQQPLGPSTHMHSYKMNSTGPGVVQPGPGTASLGGINPMGGGMGYSAGGTAAGQPGGYHAQSTYPPPRPHMQFPQSYPSPANSQPPPNNQYQPPNRPNNLVQYPPYAHKMGFNNVPPGMPPSPGPPQVYAVSGATGGMVPPGTPSVAVIGNMGPPASSMGPPPPSPNHVSNQPPPPSSAVPHIHTPAATPPLNHEGSPMPPPSTTPNSHPTSTPTPTSHNSTDLTPETSNDSGITTTASGTSSINVTSTSSGTVTSVITTGPDGTSLDEGSQQSTLSNASAASGEDAAFTPKVRKEMLGGYHSHPATPQSTVPSPGAASINSIHEEYPDMNSPGWPRTPASPVFNSHVPQDPYRSKKPDSLAKLYEMDDSMERRTWLDKLVSFMEERRTPITSCPTISKNPLDLFRLYLYVKDRGGFMEVCKVTKNKTWKDIAGSLGIGASSSAAYTLRKHYTKHLLAFECHFDRGGVDPQPIINQVEAGSKKKANKGTASVPSPGSSNSQDSFPAAGSSNASMDGYGSYQSSYAGGTPGGPTSEYTPPPPRPPSQSSAPSPHQGIQQSSYQTTGSYQNYPQDQYIRPQGNALSQQAEFSQPYSPRSHYPPYVPDVDSSLSNRGYPSGNMPPNTASGQDMYNRYSSSQQPGNYPTGTPPNARSNSYPSAPQAHPSSVSQQTATSQPSSPSQPPSASSYSCPQDYYRQEQAGYGGPGGSQIYTPGASSNKNMPPPPPGPSQPRRHPDFAKDQQYPQYNQQRPAYPVAGWPSTTSQYNSSSGNNRVQYPNQQNQPQAPQQQQPQQQPQQPPPPVASASSAASAVGAITSGQQWGSQQPNRTSSQPSLNTIGGHTPPPWDHRYSNQPSPLYPPPGTHQNQLGMSPIMSQQPTSKREMTFPPDSVEAVTPLLYKRRKLTRADVAPVEAWRIMMALRSGLLAESCWALDVLNILLFDDSCVSYFGLTHLPGLLDVLLEHFSRSLSDMFESSANDDDHYWSQPANGPEVDLGAVTRPIDPEDRTKLLSSSNYTFLSRRGRPVKIVPRDDDIFVLDSRRSWDHQECEVDTEPWQVDTSATKYIVTCFQSEICSVPFARLLRDEKPPLLQKEVEHNIDSKDEFKMEAGSTEITEYSHKFTESGGESSEKPKDNNGERKQLDKKKKTKTLSDVLSRIKREPVEMNDLTRELFEKKHDGYKKDTDGETKANNNMGEHFVDIPSQKSDEEGQQSVPTQNGLNDSAAVISNVDLEKVDIKSESEEQESPRDDNEGPRLQIRDPAGTLKRRRISDYEDESYSRDEASLYLVTETQDNLARRCVCLSTILRNLTFIPGNEAEFAKNVTFLSLLGKLLLLYHEHPARAQKTRNYDREEDADFADSCSSLQGESEWWWDFLHHIRENILVMAANIAGHMDLSQHPEEISRPVLDGLLHWAVCPAAHGQDPFPTVGPNSALSPQRLALEALCKLCVTECNVDLVVATPPYSRLQRLCSVLTRLLCRSEEQVLREFGVNLLHFLSAADSGVARTIALQTPCITLLVSFIEYAETSAIGVANQHGLAALRDNPESMGTSLDMLRRAAGTLLNLARHPDNRTLLLQHESRLLALVMSQILDQQVAAIVARVLFQCSRGT, from the exons ATGGCTGCGACGCAAGCCGAGAGCCAACAAAACGATGTGAAGCTGAACGAGTCCGTGAAATGCGCACAGAAACGTCCGCAAGTTGGTGGAAATAGTGCAAGTGGTAGTACAAAGCAGCAGCTGGATCCAGAGCCGGGTGATAAAGTGTCCCGGGGCGCGGCCCAGCTGCTTAAATATGTGAATCGCGGTGGGGACACGGCTTTCGAGATGAGTCAATACCGCGAGGACATTGGTGGACACACTGCCGGTGAAATAAAATCTCCACGAGAGGCCGGCCAAGCTCCCCAGGAGACTATCGGTAAACAGGAGGCCCTTGACGCATCTGGACACGCGGGTCATCCTGGACATCCGTTTGCGCCGAACGTTATACGTGACTACTCTGAAGAGTATACCAATAAATCTAATGAATTTTCCGCCAAACCATTGACCGATTATCAAGGCAAACAGATACCAGAATATGTGACGAAACATGGAGAATTTCCAGGAATTCATCGACCAGACATGGAAGAACATTATGCTGCTTCTAAGGTCGAATCAAGATTAGCTTATGTAGGAGGTACTCCTGCCAGCTTTCCTGGGCAACCAAGGTTTCTATCGGGTCAAAGTATATCACAAGCCACAGGTCCAACGCCTACTTTGAATCAGTTACTTCAGGCTTCGACACCTGTTCATCGATTCCATGGGAACTATCCTGGGATGGGACCTGAATCTTATCAACAACCGTGGCCTATGCAACGACCACCGGTTGTGCCACCTGTATATCCTCAACCTAGCCAACGTCCTCCACAAACG GGTTCACCGAGACTACATGGAGGACCAGGAGGACCTAGTTCTCCAACTCCTATGCCATACCAACAATATGCCCAACGTTATTCCTCTCCTGCTAGACCCCATACACCTTACAGCCATCATCAG ttaaATTCATATACAACACAAACAAGCCATCCTTCCAGTCTATATACGGAACAAAGAGGATGGAATCAAGGTGGTCCTCCAaatcctccacctccacctccatctAATCAAGTAAATCCTTCAAGTCAGTCACCTCAAAGAGCTCTCTCTCAGTCtccagcaccaccaccatctGCTTCACCACAACCTCAACCAACTCAATCTCAA AGTTTCCACAATCTACAACAACGATCAACAACACCGAATACTCAAGGAATAGATTCTGGG GAATTGTCAGGACAAAATAGTAACGACAGTTCGAATGGACCTGCCTGTCCTGGAACACCAAATTCTCAGGGGATGAGGCCTACCCCTTCGCCTACAGGATCCACAGGTTCACGCTCGATGTCCCCTGCTGTTG GTCAACAAAACGTTCAGATGCCTCCACGTCCGTCGAGCAGCCAATCAGACGGTAATGGACCAGCGCGTATGAGTCATTCTCCAATGACGACTCAGGGTATAATATTTACCTTGTCATATTCAA GAGCGTATCAACAACCATTGGGTCCTTCTACGCACATGCATagttataaaatgaatagtaCTGGTCCTGGTGTAGTACAACCAGGACCAGGTACAGCAAGTCTTGGTGGAATTAACCCAATGGGTGGTGGAATGGGATATTCAGCTGGTGGAACGGCTGCAGGTCAGCCTGGAGGTTATCATGCTCAGAGTACCTATCCACCTCCTCGTCCACATATGCAGTTTCCACAGAGTTATCCTTCTCCAGCTAATTCACAACCACCACCAAATAACCAATATCAACCTCCTAATAGACCAAACAATTTGGTGCAATACCCTCCTTATGcg CATAAAATGGGATTTAATAATGTGCCACCTGGAATGCCTCCTAGTCCAGGACCTCCTCAAGTTTATGCAGTTAGCGGAGCAACTGGTGGCATGGTACCTCCTGGTACCCCAAGTGTAGCTGTAATAGGTAATATGGGACCTCCAGCAAGTTCTATGGGTCCTCCACCACCTTCACCCAATCATGTGAGCAATCAGCCACCACCTCCAAGCTCAGCAGTACCACATATTCATACCCCTGCTGCAACACCACCACTTAATCATGAAGGAAGTCCAATGCCACCACCAAGCACTACTCCTAATTCACATCCTACATCGACGCCTACTCCGACGAGTCACAATTCTACTGATCTTACACCGGAGACTTCCAATGATAGTGGAATAACCACTACTGCTTctg GTACATCGTCTATTAACGTTACTTCAACTTCAAGTGGTACTGTTACATCAGTTATAACAACAGGTCCAGATGGTACATCCTTAGATGAGGGTTCACAGCAATCAACATTGTCAAATGCATCAGCTG CCTCAGGAGAAGATGCAGCTTTCACACCAAAGGTCCGTAAAGAAATGTTAGGTGGATATCACAGTCATCCTGCAACACCACAAAGTACAGTCCCATCTCCTGGTGCTGCTAGCATTAATTCGATTCATGAGGAATATCCTGATATGAATAGTCCAGGCTGGCCACGTACTCCTGCTAGTCct GTGTTTAACAGTCATGTGCCTCAAGACCCATACAGATCTaag AAACCAGACAGCTTAGCAAAGCTTTATGAGATGGACGATTCAATGGAACGAAGAACATGGTTAGACAAATTAGTTTCTTTCATGGAAGAACGAAGAACTCCAATCACTAGCTGTCCAACAATCTCCAAGAACCCCCTCGACCTATTCCGGCTATACCTCTACGTGAAGGATAGGGGGGGCTTCATGGAGGTATGCAAG GTAACGAAGAATAAAACATGGAAAGATATCGCTGGATCACTGGGTATTGGCGCAAGTAGTAGCGCAGCATATACATTACGGAAACATTATACTAAACATTTATTGGCATTCGAATGTCACTTCGATCGTGGTGGTGTAGACCCACAACCTATTATAAATCAAGTTGAAGCTGGTTCtaagaaaaaagcaaataaaggAACAGCTTCTGTACCATCACCTG gtTCTTCCAATTCGCAAGATTCCTTCCCTGCTGCTGGCTCTAGTAATGCTTCAATGGATGGTTATGGTAGCTATCAAAGTAGTTATGCTGGTGGTACACCAGGAGGACCGACATCAGAATATACACCTCCTCCGCCAAGACCACCTAGCCAAAGTAGCGCTCCTTCTCCACATCAAG gaATACAACAAAGCAGTTACCAGACAACAGGTTCCTATCAAAATTATCCTCAGGATCAATATATACGACCGCAAGGAAATGCATTATCTCAGCAAGCAGAATTCAGTCAACCTTATTCACCTCGTTCACATTATCCTCCTTATGTACCAGATGTTGACAG TTCTTTGTCAAACAGAGGCTATCCTAGTGGAAATATGCCACCAAATACGGCCAGTGGACAAGATATGTATAATAGATATAGCAGTAGTCAGCAACCAGGAAATTACCCAACGGGAACGCCACCTAATGCTCGGAGCAATAGTTATCCTTCCGCGCCACAAGCTCATCCATCTAGTGTATCTCAACAAACGGCTACGAGTCAACCTTCTTCACCTTCGCAGCCTCCATCTGCCTCATCGTATTCTTGTCCTCAAGATTATTATCGACAAGAACAG GCTGGTTATGGAGGTCCCGGAGGAAGTCAGATTTATACTCCTGGTGCATCTTCAAATAAAAACatgccaccaccacctccaggTCCTAGCCAACCTAGGCGTCATCCTGATTTTGCCAAAGACCAACAATATCCTCAATATAATCAACAGCGACCAGCATATCCAG TTGCAGGATGGCCAAGTACAACCAGTCAGTATAATAGCAGTAGTGGAAATAATAGAGTTCAGTATCCAAATCAACAAAATCAGCCTCAAGCTCCACAACAGCAACAACCACAGCAACAACCACAACAACCACCGCCTCCTGTTGCCTCTGCATCTTCAGCTGCTTCCGCCGTTGGAGCTATAACTTCTGGTCAACAATGGGGCAGTCAACAACCAAACAGGACTTCTTCTCAACCAAGTTTGAATACTATAGGAGGTCATACACCTCCACCGTGGGATCATCGTTACTCTAATCAACCATCACCTTTATACCCACCACCAGGAACACATCAG AATCAATTAGGAATGAGTCCCATAATGAGCCAACAGCCTActtcaaagagagaaatgacgTTTCCTCCTGATAGCGTAGAAGCTGTTACGCCATTGTTATATAAACGACGAAAATTAACTCGTGCTGACGTTGCTCCCGTGGAAGCTTGGCGCATAATGATGGCCTTGCGTTCAGGATTACTTGCTGAAAGCTGTTGGGCTCTTGACGTAttgaacattttattatttgatgatTCTTGT GTAAGTTATTTTGGATTGACGCATTTACCCGGATTATTGGATGTCTTATTGGAACATTTTTCACGATCCTTGTCGGATATGTTCGAATCTTCTGCCAACGATGACGATCATTACTGGAGTCAACCAGCCAATGGACCTGAAGTTGATTTAGGAGCTGTAACACGTCCCATAGATCCAGAAGATCGGACTAAGTTGCTCTCTTCATCGAATTACACGTTTTTGTCGAGGCGTGGACGTCCTGTGAAGATCGTGCCTAGGGATGACGACATATTTGTCTTGGACTCTCGAAGAAGCTGGGATCATCAAGAGTGCGAAGTAGATACGGAGCCGTGGCAGGTTGACACGAGCGCTACAAAGTATATAGTGACGTGTTTTCAATCAGAGATATGTTCGGTACCGTTCGCGCGCCTCCTCAGGGACGAGAAGCCGCCGCTCTTGCAGAAGGAGGTTGAACACAATATCGACTCGAAGGATGAGTTTAAAATGGAAGCAGGCTCAACAGAGATTACTGAGTACTCTCACAAGTTCACAGAATCCGGCGGTGAATCGAGTGAAAAACCAAAGGATAATAATGGTGAACGTAAACAAttagataagaagaagaaaacgaaaacatTGAGCGACGTTTTATCTAGGATTAAGAGAGAGCCGGTCGAAATGAACGATCTTACACGAGAGTTATTTGAGAAAAAACATGACGGTTATAAAAAGGATACAGATGGTGAGACAAAGGCGAATAACAACATGGGAGAACACTTTGTAGATATACCGTCACAAAAAAGCGATGAGGAAGGACAACAATCGGTACCTACACAGAATGGATTAAATGATTCCGCGGCAGTTATTAGCAACGTCGATTTGGAGAAGGTCGATATTAAGTCCGAGAGCGAAGAGCAAGAATCGCCGAGAGACGATAACGAGGGACCAAGATTACAGATAAGAGATCCTGCCGGTACCTTGAAGAGGAGACGAATAAGCGATTATGAGGATGAAAGTTATTCACGTGATGAAGCGAGTCTTTATCTCGTTACGGAGACGCAGGATAATTTGGCGCGTCGTTGCGTCTGTCTCTCCACTATCCTGAGGAACCTCACGTTCATACCAGGAAACGAGGCTGAATTTGCAAAGAACGTCACATTTCTCAGCCTACTTGGCAAACTTTTGTTGCTTTATCATGAGCACCCAGCGAGGGCGCAAAAGACACGGAATTATGACAGAGAGGAAGATGCGGATTTTGCGGATTCCTGTAGCAGTTTGCAAGGTGAAAGCGAATGGTGGTGGGACTTTTTGCATCATATAAGAGAAAACATATTAGTGATGGCAGCGAATATAGCTGGCCATATGGATCTGAGCCAACATCCTGAGGAGATATCTCGTCCAGTTCTCGATGGTCTTTTACACTGGGCCGTATGTCCTGCAGCACATGGCCAGGATCCCTTCCCAACGGTTGGTCCAAATTCGGCTCTCTCGCCACAGAGACTTGCTCTAGAGGCACTTTGCAAGCTTTGCGTAACCGAATGCAACGTTGATCTGGTTGTTGCGACGCCGCCTTATTCGAGACTTCAGAGGCTCTGCTCTGTTCTAACCAGGCTTCTTTGTCGAAGCGAGGAACAAGTTCTCCGTGAATTTGGTGTAAATCTCTTACACTTCTTATCAGCAGCCGACAGCGGAGTGGCACGTACTATTGCCCTACAAACACCCTGCATTACGCTCTTGGTTTCGTTCATCGAGTATGCCGAAACGAGCGCTATAGGTGTCGCGAATCAGCATGGTCTTGCGGCTCTACGCGATAACCCCGAGTCCATGGGCACCAGCTTAGATATGTTACGACGCGCTGCCGGTACGCTACTCAATCTCGCCAGGCATCCAGACAACAGGACTCTTCTCCTACAACACGAATCACGTTTGCTCGCACTCGTTATGAGCCAGATTCTGGATCAGCAAGTTGCCGCGATCGTTGCGCGTGTGCTATTCCAGTGTTCCAGGGGTACGTAA